Proteins from a single region of Sphingomonas morindae:
- a CDS encoding cysteine desulfurase family protein, translating to MGLRIYLDHAATTPLRPVAREALLATAERWANPSSPHAEGRAARAALEQARARLADRLGWRGAILFTSGASEGLATVFDRAFAGQHLISAVEHDAVRRAARAPVIVPVERDGRVGALGLALALERGGERPLVAIQHVNSETGVLQPLDIIEEAVRAAGGLWLCDATQSVGKLALPAGADFIAFSAHKFGGPPGVGALLVRDLATLAPTGGQEQGYRSGTENGPGIAAMAAALDEGDAWMERAAELRAQCDGAIEAAGGEIVARAGPRIPTIAAYRMPGVAAAAQLIHFDLAGFAVSAGSACSSGTLRTSPVLAAMGFDNMAAGEVIRISFGRTTRREEVWRFAESWRRIAEEARARAA from the coding sequence ATGGGCCTTCGCATCTATCTGGATCACGCCGCCACCACCCCGCTGCGACCGGTGGCGCGGGAGGCGCTGCTGGCGACGGCGGAGCGCTGGGCCAATCCCTCCTCGCCCCATGCCGAAGGCCGCGCCGCGCGCGCCGCGCTGGAACAGGCGCGCGCCCGCCTGGCCGATCGGCTCGGCTGGCGCGGGGCCATCCTCTTCACCAGCGGCGCGAGCGAGGGGCTGGCGACGGTGTTCGACCGCGCCTTCGCCGGACAGCATTTGATCTCGGCGGTGGAGCATGATGCGGTGCGCCGCGCCGCCCGCGCGCCGGTGATCGTGCCGGTGGAGCGCGATGGCCGGGTGGGCGCGCTCGGTCTCGCGCTCGCGCTCGAGCGCGGCGGCGAGCGGCCGCTGGTGGCCATCCAGCATGTCAACAGCGAGACGGGCGTCCTCCAGCCGCTCGACATCATCGAGGAGGCGGTGCGCGCGGCGGGCGGCCTGTGGCTGTGCGACGCGACCCAGTCGGTCGGCAAGCTGGCTCTGCCGGCGGGTGCCGATTTCATCGCCTTTTCCGCGCACAAGTTCGGCGGCCCGCCGGGCGTGGGCGCGCTCCTGGTGCGCGATCTCGCCACGCTCGCGCCCACCGGCGGCCAGGAGCAGGGCTATCGCTCGGGCACCGAGAACGGCCCCGGCATCGCCGCCATGGCCGCCGCGCTCGACGAGGGCGATGCCTGGATGGAGCGCGCGGCGGAGCTGCGCGCCCAGTGCGACGGCGCGATCGAGGCCGCCGGCGGCGAGATCGTCGCCCGCGCCGGCCCGCGCATCCCCACCATCGCCGCCTACCGCATGCCCGGCGTCGCCGCCGCCGCCCAGCTCATCCACTTCGATCTCGCCGGCTTCGCCGTGTCGGCGGGCAGCGCCTGCTCGTCCGGCACGCTGCGCACCAGCCCCGTGCTGGCGGCGATGGGCTTCGACAATATGGCGGCGGGCGAGGTGATCCGGATCAGCTTCGGCCGCACCACGCGGCGCGAGGAGGTGTGGCGCTTCGCCGAAAGCTGGCGTCGCATCGCCGAGGAGGCGCGCGCGCGGGCGGCATGA
- a CDS encoding cysteine desulfurase family protein codes for MIYLDYQASTPLAPEAAAAMRPFLGDDGANPHGPHAAARRARAVVEQARDRVAALLGPGGRLAFTSGATESLNWAIKGVARARPERPRLVTLATEHAATLDTMRWLAGHGHELVVLPVDRAGLVDLDAAARAIDGQTALVAAMLVNNEIGVIQPIEALGALARAAGAVMLCDAVQGYGRIPVPVAACDLIALSAHKIHGPKGIGALWLREGIALAPLLHGGGQEAGGRSGTLAPMLCAGFGAAARLAGARMAEDAAHVARLWTRARDTLGPGWLLNGAADPRWHGNLNLRLPGLDVARLMAETRDVAFSAGSACASGSGRPSHVLRALGLSDAEARASLRLGFGRYTEAAALDEALALLMAGAARQGLAAA; via the coding sequence ATGATCTATCTCGATTACCAGGCGAGCACGCCGCTCGCGCCGGAGGCGGCGGCGGCGATGCGGCCCTTTCTGGGGGATGACGGGGCCAATCCGCACGGCCCCCATGCCGCCGCGCGCCGCGCCCGCGCGGTGGTGGAGCAGGCGCGCGACCGGGTGGCGGCGCTGCTCGGCCCAGGCGGCCGGCTCGCCTTCACCAGCGGCGCGACCGAGTCGCTCAACTGGGCGATCAAGGGCGTGGCCCGCGCCCGGCCGGAGCGGCCGCGACTCGTCACGCTCGCCACCGAACATGCCGCGACGCTCGATACGATGCGCTGGCTGGCGGGGCACGGCCATGAGCTGGTGGTGCTCCCCGTGGATCGCGCGGGGCTGGTCGATCTCGACGCCGCCGCCCGCGCCATTGACGGCCAAACAGCGCTGGTCGCGGCGATGCTCGTCAACAACGAGATCGGCGTGATCCAGCCGATCGAGGCGCTCGGCGCGCTCGCCCGCGCCGCCGGCGCGGTGATGCTGTGCGATGCGGTGCAGGGCTATGGCCGCATTCCGGTGCCGGTCGCGGCGTGCGATCTCATCGCGCTCTCCGCGCACAAGATCCACGGACCCAAGGGCATCGGCGCGCTGTGGCTGCGTGAGGGAATCGCGCTTGCGCCGCTGCTGCACGGCGGCGGCCAGGAGGCGGGCGGGCGTTCGGGCACGCTGGCGCCGATGCTGTGCGCGGGCTTCGGCGCGGCGGCGCGGCTGGCGGGCGCGCGCATGGCGGAGGATGCCGCCCATGTCGCGCGGCTCTGGACCCGCGCCCGCGATACGCTGGGGCCGGGCTGGCTGCTGAACGGCGCCGCCGATCCGCGCTGGCACGGCAATCTCAACCTCCGCCTCCCCGGGCTCGACGTGGCGCGGCTGATGGCGGAGACGCGCGACGTCGCCTTTTCCGCCGGCTCGGCCTGCGCCAGCGGTTCGGGCCGGCCGAGCCATGTGCTCCGCGCGCTCGGCCTGTCCGATGCCGAGGCGCGCGCCAGCCTCCGCCTGGGCTTTGGCCGCTATACCGAGGCGGCGGCCTTGGACGAGGCGCTGGCGCTGCTGATGGCGGGCGCGGCGCGCCAGGGGCTGGCGGCGGCATGA
- a CDS encoding NUDIX hydrolase — protein MTEEFHGAKLALLHGDTLLAYQRDDRPGLRHAGRWDLPGGGREGAETPEQTVLRELEEEFGLRLAPDRLIWRRRYPSMDHPGAFGWFFAGAIEAGEIAAIRFGEEGQRWAMLAVSDFLRRADAVPALQARVADYLGERP, from the coding sequence ATGACCGAAGAGTTTCACGGCGCCAAGCTGGCGCTGCTGCACGGCGACACGCTGCTCGCCTATCAGCGCGACGACCGGCCCGGGCTGCGCCATGCCGGCCGCTGGGATCTGCCCGGCGGCGGCCGTGAAGGCGCCGAGACGCCCGAGCAGACGGTGCTGCGCGAATTGGAGGAGGAATTCGGCCTCCGCCTCGCGCCGGATCGGCTGATCTGGCGGCGGCGCTATCCGAGCATGGACCATCCCGGCGCGTTCGGCTGGTTCTTCGCCGGCGCGATCGAAGCCGGAGAGATCGCCGCGATCCGCTTCGGCGAGGAAGGCCAACGCTGGGCGATGCTGGCCGTGTCCGATTTTCTGCGCCGGGCCGATGCGGTGCCGGCGCTGCAGGCGCGCGTCGCCGATTATCTGGGGGAGAGGCCGTGA
- a CDS encoding 2Fe-2S iron-sulfur cluster-binding protein, giving the protein MIRVRFLDAGGRPAGEREAAPGARLLDVAQADGQPLEGTCEGQMACSTCHVLVAPEDFAKLPPASEAEEDLLDLAAHVGRTSRLACQIWLDPSWESLTVRLPGAAHDMTGR; this is encoded by the coding sequence GTGATCCGCGTGCGATTTCTGGATGCCGGCGGCCGCCCGGCGGGCGAGCGCGAGGCCGCGCCCGGCGCGCGGCTGCTCGATGTGGCGCAGGCCGATGGTCAGCCGCTGGAGGGAACGTGCGAGGGGCAGATGGCCTGCTCCACCTGCCATGTGCTGGTCGCGCCGGAGGATTTCGCCAAGCTTCCGCCCGCCTCGGAGGCCGAGGAGGATCTGCTCGATCTCGCCGCCCATGTCGGCCGCACCTCGCGTCTGGCCTGCCAGATCTGGCTCGATCCCAGCTGGGAGAGCCTGACCGTGCGGCTGCCCGGCGCCGCGCACGACATGACCGGGCGTTGA
- a CDS encoding ribbon-helix-helix domain-containing protein has translation MGAITVRMSEAMQAYVEAQAAEQGYADGEAFLQALIMDHHARHVEALHAALAEGLASGPASASAEAILAAAARGGDAA, from the coding sequence ATGGGAGCGATCACCGTCCGCATGAGCGAGGCCATGCAGGCCTATGTCGAGGCACAGGCGGCCGAGCAGGGCTATGCCGATGGCGAGGCCTTTCTCCAGGCGCTGATCATGGATCACCACGCCCGGCACGTGGAGGCGCTGCATGCCGCGCTCGCCGAAGGGCTGGCGAGCGGGCCCGCCAGCGCCAGCGCCGAGGCGATCCTCGCGGCGGCGGCGCGGGGCGGCGATGCGGCTTAG
- a CDS encoding type II toxin-antitoxin system RelE/ParE family toxin, giving the protein MRLSRSAEADLRALAGLIAARQGAAPLARFGAALLARLAALDAGEQAGTPLRLADGAALRAVPLGAQILYVRQDAADGPELVRILHRRMAAPDALG; this is encoded by the coding sequence ATGCGGCTTAGCCGAAGCGCCGAGGCCGATCTCCGCGCGCTCGCCGGGCTGATCGCGGCGCGCCAGGGCGCGGCCCCGCTCGCCCGCTTCGGCGCGGCGCTGCTCGCCCGGCTGGCGGCGCTGGACGCAGGCGAGCAGGCAGGCACGCCGCTGCGGCTCGCCGACGGCGCGGCGCTGCGCGCGGTGCCGCTCGGCGCGCAGATCCTCTATGTGCGGCAGGACGCGGCGGACGGGCCCGAGCTGGTGCGCATCCTCCACCGCCGCATGGCCGCGCCCGATGCGCTTGGCTAA
- a CDS encoding DNA polymerase III subunit gamma/tau, whose translation MTDSATPYRVLARKYRPQRFAELIGQDAMVQTLGNAIRRGRLAHAFLLTGVRGVGKTSTARLIAKALNCIGPDGQGGPTIDPCGQCEPCRAIAEGRHIDVVEMDAASHTGVDDVREIIEAVRYAAVSARYKIYIIDEVHMLSRNAFNALLKTLEEPPAHVKFLFATTEVNKVPVTVLSRCQRFDLRRIPADLLARHFAAVCAAEAVAAEPEALALIARAAEGSARDGLSILDQAIAHAGIEESGVTAAQVRAMLGLSDRGAVRRLFAHLLAGDAPAVLAALADQHALGVDPAGLIRGLLETVHGVTRLKAGGAPDPAFAEEERAAVEQWAERLSHALLHRLWQLLLKGLAEVESSAIPLEAAEMALLRVVHAGELPDPAELIRRLTAGEIGGAAASLPVAASAAPVAPPPPRAPESFAALIEALDRSHAHLAQQLHDYASLVRYAPPELVLHPRRPLDGNLAAALKTVCDIGWQVTIAEAAGEPTLRERERERADEAARAERESPVVAAVLQAFPDARIVADQRSGL comes from the coding sequence ATGACCGACTCCGCCACACCCTATCGCGTGCTCGCGCGCAAATACCGGCCGCAGCGCTTTGCCGAGCTGATCGGCCAGGATGCGATGGTGCAGACGCTGGGCAATGCGATTCGGCGCGGGCGGCTGGCCCATGCCTTTCTGCTCACCGGCGTGCGTGGCGTCGGCAAGACCTCGACTGCCCGCCTCATCGCCAAGGCGCTCAACTGCATCGGCCCGGACGGGCAGGGCGGGCCGACGATCGATCCCTGCGGCCAGTGCGAGCCGTGCCGCGCCATCGCCGAGGGCCGCCATATCGACGTGGTCGAGATGGACGCCGCCAGCCATACCGGGGTCGACGATGTACGCGAGATCATCGAGGCGGTGCGCTATGCCGCCGTGTCCGCGCGCTACAAGATCTACATCATCGACGAAGTCCATATGCTCTCCCGCAACGCCTTCAATGCGTTGCTGAAAACCCTGGAAGAGCCGCCCGCGCACGTGAAGTTCCTGTTCGCCACCACCGAGGTGAACAAGGTGCCGGTGACGGTGCTGTCGCGCTGCCAGCGCTTCGATCTGCGGCGCATCCCGGCCGATCTGCTGGCGCGCCACTTCGCCGCCGTCTGCGCCGCCGAGGCGGTGGCGGCCGAGCCCGAGGCGCTGGCGCTGATCGCGCGCGCGGCCGAGGGATCGGCGCGCGATGGCCTCTCCATCCTCGATCAGGCGATCGCCCATGCCGGGATCGAGGAAAGCGGCGTCACCGCCGCGCAGGTGCGGGCGATGCTGGGCCTGTCCGATCGCGGCGCGGTGCGGCGGCTGTTCGCGCATCTGCTCGCGGGCGACGCGCCGGCGGTGCTGGCCGCGCTGGCCGATCAGCATGCGCTCGGCGTCGATCCCGCCGGCTTGATCCGCGGGCTGCTCGAAACGGTGCACGGCGTCACCCGCCTCAAGGCCGGCGGCGCACCCGATCCGGCCTTTGCCGAGGAGGAACGCGCGGCGGTGGAGCAATGGGCGGAGCGGCTCAGCCATGCGCTGCTGCACCGCCTCTGGCAGCTGCTGCTCAAGGGCCTGGCCGAGGTGGAGAGCAGCGCCATCCCCCTGGAAGCGGCGGAAATGGCGCTGCTGCGCGTCGTCCATGCCGGCGAGCTGCCCGATCCCGCCGAGCTGATCCGGCGCCTCACCGCCGGCGAGATCGGCGGCGCGGCCGCGTCGCTGCCGGTCGCCGCCTCCGCCGCGCCCGTCGCGCCGCCGCCGCCGCGCGCGCCCGAAAGCTTCGCGGCGCTGATCGAGGCGCTCGACCGCAGCCACGCGCATCTCGCGCAGCAGCTGCATGATTATGCCAGCCTCGTGCGCTATGCGCCGCCCGAGCTGGTGCTGCACCCGCGGCGTCCGCTCGACGGCAATCTCGCCGCCGCGCTCAAGACGGTGTGCGACATTGGCTGGCAGGTCACCATCGCCGAGGCGGCCGGCGAGCCGACGCTGCGCGAGCGCGAACGCGAACGCGCCGACGAGGCCGCCCGCGCCGAACGCGAAAGCCCCGTCGTCGCGGCGGTGCTGCAAGCCTTTCCCGACGCCCGCATCGTCGCCGATCAAAGGAGTGGGTTATGA
- a CDS encoding YbaB/EbfC family nucleoid-associated protein, with protein sequence MNIEELMKAAQNVQEQLSTAQASLDQIEVEGAAGGGLVTVRATAKGRILGVSIDDSLLQPSEKAMLEDLVAAAFNDARTKADAASSQEMGKLTAGLPLPPGFKLPF encoded by the coding sequence ATGAACATCGAAGAGCTGATGAAGGCCGCGCAGAATGTGCAGGAGCAGCTGAGCACCGCCCAGGCGTCGCTCGATCAGATCGAGGTGGAAGGCGCCGCCGGCGGCGGGCTCGTCACCGTGCGCGCCACCGCCAAGGGCCGCATCCTCGGCGTCTCGATCGACGACAGCCTGTTGCAGCCCTCGGAGAAGGCGATGCTCGAGGATCTGGTGGCCGCCGCCTTCAACGATGCGCGGACCAAGGCCGATGCCGCCTCCAGCCAGGAGATGGGCAAGCTCACCGCCGGCCTGCCGTTGCCGCCGGGCTTTAAGCTGCCCTTCTGA
- a CDS encoding peptide chain release factor 3 produces MSSDRRTFAIISHPDAGKTTLTEKLLLAGGAIHLAGEVRARGANRRARSDWMKIEQQRGISVTSSVMTFVRDGLTFNLLDTPGHEDFSEDTYRTLTAVDSAVMVIDAARGIEAQTRKLFEVCRLRSVPIITFINKVDREGLSPFALLDEIADKLALDVTPMNWPVGMGGTYEGLFDFGRSALFRPEQPPEQVDGLGDARLDGLVEGAQLLRDEAELALGGYGGFDEQAYRAGDQTPVFFGSALREYGVEALIDAIAAYAPPPRSQPAAPRPVLPEDPKVSGFIFKVQANMNPAHRDRIAFLRVCSGRFKRGMKLRQVQTGKTIAINSPIFFFAQDRELAETALPGDIIGIPNHGVLRVGDTLTEGETLTFTGIPNFAPEILRRVRLLDPTKTKQLRTALTDMAEEGVTQLFKPLIGSQWIVGVVGQLQLEVLISRLSAEYGVPAEFEPAPFDTARWISAEDPADLKAFMAGRGSAMAEDRDGAPVFLARDQWEVNYVAERAPEIRFSATRERAAA; encoded by the coding sequence ATGAGTTCCGATCGCCGCACCTTCGCCATCATCTCGCATCCCGACGCCGGCAAGACCACGCTGACCGAGAAGCTGCTGCTTGCCGGCGGCGCCATCCATCTGGCCGGCGAGGTGCGCGCGCGCGGCGCCAATCGGCGCGCGCGCTCGGACTGGATGAAGATCGAGCAGCAGCGCGGCATCTCGGTCACCTCCTCGGTGATGACCTTCGTGCGCGACGGGCTGACCTTCAACCTGCTCGATACGCCCGGCCACGAGGATTTCTCGGAAGACACCTACCGCACGCTCACCGCGGTCGATTCGGCGGTGATGGTGATCGATGCCGCGCGCGGCATCGAGGCGCAGACGCGCAAGCTGTTCGAGGTCTGCCGGCTCCGCTCGGTGCCGATCATCACCTTCATCAACAAGGTGGATCGCGAGGGCCTGTCGCCCTTCGCGCTGCTCGACGAGATCGCCGACAAGCTGGCGCTCGACGTGACGCCGATGAACTGGCCGGTCGGCATGGGCGGCACCTATGAAGGCCTGTTCGATTTCGGCCGCTCGGCGCTGTTCCGCCCCGAACAGCCGCCGGAGCAGGTGGACGGGCTCGGCGATGCCCGGCTGGACGGGCTGGTCGAGGGCGCGCAACTGCTGCGCGACGAGGCCGAGCTGGCGCTGGGCGGCTATGGCGGGTTTGACGAGCAGGCCTATCGCGCCGGCGATCAGACGCCTGTCTTCTTCGGCTCGGCGCTGCGCGAATATGGCGTCGAGGCGCTGATCGATGCGATCGCCGCCTATGCGCCGCCGCCGCGCAGCCAGCCGGCCGCGCCGCGCCCGGTGCTGCCGGAGGATCCCAAGGTATCCGGCTTCATCTTCAAGGTGCAGGCCAATATGAACCCCGCGCACCGCGATCGCATCGCCTTTCTCCGCGTCTGCTCGGGCCGGTTCAAGCGTGGCATGAAGCTGCGCCAGGTCCAGACGGGCAAGACGATCGCGATCAACTCGCCCATCTTCTTCTTCGCGCAGGATCGCGAACTCGCCGAAACGGCGCTGCCGGGCGATATCATCGGCATCCCCAATCATGGCGTGCTGCGCGTCGGCGATACGCTCACCGAGGGCGAGACGCTCACCTTCACCGGCATCCCCAATTTCGCGCCCGAAATCCTGCGCCGCGTCCGCCTGCTCGATCCCACCAAGACCAAGCAGCTCCGCACCGCGCTCACCGACATGGCCGAGGAGGGCGTGACCCAGCTGTTCAAGCCGCTGATCGGCTCGCAATGGATCGTCGGCGTGGTCGGTCAGCTCCAGCTCGAGGTGCTGATCTCGCGGCTCTCGGCGGAATATGGCGTCCCGGCCGAGTTCGAGCCCGCGCCGTTCGATACGGCGCGCTGGATCTCGGCGGAGGATCCGGCGGATCTCAAGGCGTTCATGGCCGGACGCGGCAGCGCGATGGCGGAGGATCGCGATGGCGCCCCCGTCTTCCTCGCGCGCGACCAGTGGGAGGTGAACTATGTCGCCGAGCGCGCGCCCGAAATCCGCTTCTCGGCGACGCGCGAGCGCGCGGCGGCCTGA
- a CDS encoding peptidylprolyl isomerase, with protein MIRLALLLAALSAPLAAARPAAEPEVRLETSAGPITLAIDVRHAPITGRNFLRYVDEHRFDGTSFYRAARGKRDPKTGLVQGGINHFMPKSLPPIAHEPTGKTGLRHIDGTLSMARNAPGTAMGDFFIVVGPGAYLDEAPNYPGYAAFGHVVRGMDVVRAMLAAKTYPGGWDQQTIGQSLVRPVKILRAVRVR; from the coding sequence ATGATTCGCCTCGCCCTGCTGCTCGCCGCCCTGTCCGCCCCGCTTGCCGCCGCCCGCCCCGCCGCCGAGCCCGAAGTCCGGCTGGAGACCAGCGCGGGGCCGATCACCCTCGCCATCGATGTGCGCCATGCCCCGATCACCGGGCGCAACTTCCTGCGCTATGTCGACGAGCACCGGTTCGACGGCACCAGCTTCTACCGCGCCGCGCGCGGCAAGCGCGATCCCAAGACCGGGCTGGTGCAGGGCGGGATCAACCATTTCATGCCCAAATCGCTGCCCCCGATCGCGCATGAGCCGACCGGCAAGACCGGGCTGCGCCATATCGACGGCACGCTGTCCATGGCGCGCAACGCGCCGGGCACCGCCATGGGCGATTTCTTCATCGTCGTCGGGCCGGGCGCCTATCTGGACGAGGCGCCCAATTATCCGGGCTATGCCGCCTTCGGCCATGTCGTGCGCGGCATGGACGTGGTGCGCGCGATGCTGGCCGCCAAAACCTATCCCGGCGGCTGGGACCAGCAGACGATCGGCCAGTCGCTGGTCCGCCCGGTGAAGATCCTGCGCGCGGTGCGCGTGCGCTAG
- the rpsI gene encoding 30S ribosomal protein S9, whose amino-acid sequence MSDNRQSLSDLAALTGQAPADAGAPAAAASASFGDVPSAAPLRERQVDALGRAYATGRRKDAVARVWLKPGSGKITVNGRDQEVYFARPTLRLVINQPFGVAGREGQYDVICTVTGGGLSGQAGAVKHGIAQALTRFEPILRTPVKQAGFLTRDARAVERKKYGKAKARRSFQFSKR is encoded by the coding sequence ATGTCCGACAATCGCCAGTCCCTTTCCGATCTCGCGGCGCTCACCGGCCAGGCGCCGGCGGACGCGGGCGCACCCGCTGCCGCCGCCTCGGCGTCGTTCGGCGATGTCCCCAGCGCCGCGCCGCTGCGCGAGCGTCAGGTCGACGCGCTCGGCCGCGCCTATGCGACCGGCCGCCGCAAGGATGCCGTCGCCCGCGTGTGGCTGAAGCCGGGCAGCGGCAAGATCACGGTCAATGGCCGCGATCAGGAAGTCTATTTCGCGCGCCCCACGCTGCGCCTGGTGATCAACCAGCCGTTCGGCGTGGCCGGCCGCGAGGGCCAGTATGACGTGATCTGCACCGTCACCGGCGGCGGCCTTTCGGGCCAGGCCGGCGCGGTGAAGCACGGCATCGCCCAGGCGCTGACCCGCTTCGAGCCGATCCTGCGCACGCCCGTGAAGCAGGCCGGCTTCCTCACCCGCGACGCGCGCGCGGTCGAGCGTAAGAAGTACGGCAAGGCCAAGGCCCGCCGCAGCTTCCAGTTCTCGAAGCGCTAA
- the rplM gene encoding 50S ribosomal protein L13: MKALMKTTKSATPATVEKKWHVIDAEGLVVGRLASIVANILRGKHKPSFTPHIDCGDNVIIVNASKVRFTGRKLANKIYYKHTGYAGGIKEITAQKVLEGRFPERVLEKAVERMIPRGPLGRQQMRNLRIFAGAEHDHAAQNPHVLDVAAMNRKNKVGA, translated from the coding sequence ATGAAGGCGCTCATGAAGACCACCAAGTCGGCGACGCCGGCCACGGTGGAAAAGAAGTGGCACGTGATCGATGCCGAGGGCCTGGTTGTCGGCCGGCTCGCCTCGATCGTCGCCAACATCCTGCGCGGCAAGCATAAGCCGAGCTTCACCCCGCATATCGATTGTGGCGACAACGTCATCATCGTCAATGCGTCCAAGGTGCGCTTCACCGGCCGCAAGCTCGCCAACAAGATCTACTACAAGCACACCGGCTATGCCGGCGGCATCAAGGAAATCACCGCGCAGAAGGTGCTCGAGGGTCGCTTCCCCGAGCGCGTGCTGGAAAAGGCGGTGGAGCGCATGATCCCGCGCGGGCCGCTGGGCCGCCAGCAGATGCGCAACCTGCGCATCTTCGCCGGCGCCGAGCATGACCATGCCGCGCAGAACCCGCATGTCCTCGACGTCGCGGCCATGAACCGCAAGAACAAGGTGGGCGCCTGA
- a CDS encoding COX15/CtaA family protein, with protein sequence MASALPRSASRLPLRPAAPRPAPRALARWLFLVAGLVFAMVVVGGITRLTESGLSIVEWKPVSGTLPPLTHQAWEAAFDAYKATPQYQQINRGMSLAAFQQIFFWEYVHRLLGRLIGLVMAAVLLTAWWRRAIPRGFGWRMVAILALGGLQGAIGWWMVKSGLQARTEVSHVRLAVHLVNALFIYAVLIWVALDLRELARDRAAGRARLSGLGLVALLLLFLQITLGAFTAGLRAGYAFASWPLMGDRLFPQGGWDRARSTAANLVNNPIAVQFVHRWWAFVVAVAMMMIAAAARRAGHPRIATALIALVTVQILLGISTLMSGVALPIAVGHQAVATLLLGALVWGVHSTGRNRRLSAV encoded by the coding sequence ATGGCTTCCGCGCTTCCCCGCTCCGCCTCGCGCCTGCCGCTGCGCCCGGCCGCGCCCCGCCCCGCCCCGCGGGCGCTGGCGCGCTGGCTGTTCCTCGTCGCCGGCCTCGTCTTCGCCATGGTGGTGGTGGGCGGAATCACGCGGCTCACCGAATCGGGCCTGTCGATCGTCGAATGGAAGCCCGTGTCGGGCACGCTCCCGCCGCTGACGCACCAGGCCTGGGAGGCCGCCTTCGACGCCTACAAGGCGACGCCGCAATATCAGCAGATCAATCGCGGCATGAGCCTGGCGGCGTTCCAGCAGATCTTCTTCTGGGAATATGTGCATCGCCTGCTCGGCCGGCTGATCGGGCTGGTGATGGCGGCGGTGCTGCTGACGGCCTGGTGGCGGCGCGCGATTCCGCGCGGCTTCGGCTGGCGCATGGTGGCGATCCTCGCGCTGGGCGGGCTGCAGGGCGCGATCGGCTGGTGGATGGTGAAGTCCGGCCTGCAGGCGCGCACCGAGGTGAGCCATGTCCGCCTCGCGGTGCATCTCGTCAACGCGCTCTTCATCTATGCGGTGCTGATCTGGGTGGCGCTGGACCTGCGCGAACTGGCGCGCGACCGGGCCGCCGGGCGGGCGCGGCTGAGCGGGCTGGGCCTGGTGGCGCTGCTGCTGCTCTTCCTCCAGATCACGCTGGGCGCCTTCACCGCCGGGCTGCGCGCCGGCTATGCCTTCGCCTCCTGGCCGCTGATGGGCGACCGGCTCTTCCCGCAGGGCGGCTGGGATCGCGCGCGCTCCACCGCCGCCAATCTCGTCAACAATCCGATCGCGGTGCAGTTCGTGCATCGCTGGTGGGCATTCGTGGTGGCGGTGGCGATGATGATGATCGCCGCCGCCGCGCGCCGCGCCGGCCATCCGCGCATCGCCACCGCGCTGATCGCGCTGGTGACGGTGCAGATCCTGCTGGGCATTTCCACGCTGATGAGCGGCGTCGCGCTGCCGATCGCGGTCGGCCATCAGGCGGTGGCGACGCTGCTGCTCGGCGCGCTGGTCTGGGGGGTGCACAGCACCGGCCGAAATCGGCGGCTTTCCGCCGTCTAG
- a CDS encoding MerC domain-containing protein → MGVSAERSAASARVAGASRLDRLAIGLSGLCLVHCVATVLLAASLASLGAALANPAYHEVGFALAVLFGAIALGRGFRAHRDRRPLLLGGAGLVLMAAGLVVPHGLAELACTMAGVTLLAIAHRLNARPRGLVEARPAA, encoded by the coding sequence ATGGGAGTTTCCGCAGAAAGATCCGCCGCATCGGCCCGCGTCGCGGGGGCCAGCCGGCTGGATCGGCTGGCGATCGGCCTGTCGGGCCTGTGCCTGGTCCATTGCGTGGCGACGGTGCTGCTCGCCGCCAGCCTCGCCTCGCTCGGCGCGGCGCTCGCCAATCCCGCCTATCATGAAGTCGGCTTCGCGCTCGCGGTGCTGTTCGGCGCGATCGCGCTCGGCCGGGGCTTCCGCGCGCATCGCGATCGCCGCCCGCTGCTGCTCGGCGGCGCCGGGCTGGTGCTGATGGCGGCGGGGCTGGTGGTGCCGCACGGCCTCGCCGAACTCGCCTGCACCATGGCCGGCGTGACGCTGCTCGCCATCGCCCACCGGCTCAACGCCCGCCCGCGCGGCCTTGTGGAAGCGCGCCCGGCGGCCTAA